From a region of the Rhipicephalus microplus isolate Deutch F79 chromosome X, USDA_Rmic, whole genome shotgun sequence genome:
- the LOC119176940 gene encoding uncharacterized protein LOC119176940 gives MKFVLIIVLLSVASAHPGVRRRREAYLLPDGAELLLGSVKTTFKCPGDGYYADMDNDCKVFHICHDVLRSGGAAGHEMQHFSFLCGNQTMFNQLSLTCAYEEDSVPCQNAKDFYYLNANIGDPTAEFLSDNDIQRAVPLVPTFRANAAAAALTAGPIQGPAGPTSGPSGTLRAPPAASPGGPLRAPAAAGPGGPLRAPSAAPQGRTPARGLGRSAAASEVQEVTVTAPSTTQEPDPTTTLKEE, from the exons ATGAAATTTGTTCTGATCATTG TGCTACTCAGCGTTGCCTCGGCGCACCCTGGTGTAAGG CGTCGCCGCGAGGCGTACCTGCTGCCTGATGGCGCGGAGCTCCTCCTAGGTAGCGTCAAAACGACGTTCAAGTGCCCCGGCGATGGCTACTACGCGGACATGGATAACGACTGCAAGGTGTTTCACATTTGCCATGATGTTCTGCGCTCGGGGGGTGCTGCCGGCCATGAGATGCAGCACTTCAGCTTCCTGTGTGGCAACCAAACCATGTTCAACCAGTTGAGCCTCACCTGCGCATACGAGGAGGACTCGGTACCCTGTCAGAATGCCAAGGACTTCTACTACCTGAACGCAAACATCGGGGACCCCACCGCTGAGTTCTTGAGCGACAACGACATTCAACGCGCAGTGCCGCTGGTGCCGACGTTCAGGGCAAACGCGGCGGCCGCTGCACTGACAGCCGGTCCCATCCAAGGACCGGCCGGACCTACTTCTGGTCCAAGCGGCACCCTCAGGGCGCCTCCTGCTGCTAGTCCGGGTGGTCCCCTCAGGGCGCCTGCTGCTGCTGGTCCGGGCGGTCCCCTGAGGGCTCCTTCTGCTGCACCACAGGGTAGGACTCCGGCCAGGGGTCTGGGGCGTAGTGCGGCTGCGTCCGAAGTCCAAGAAGTAACGGTCACTGCACCGTCAACCACACAAGAGCCAGATCCGACCACGACACTCAAGGAGGAGTAG